In one Geoglobus acetivorans genomic region, the following are encoded:
- a CDS encoding DUF411 domain-containing protein, protein MRKSFYLIAGIMVLLAVIAINVFNQNSAPESSESDWNRAITLYKTQYCGCCEQYIAYLRENGYNVEVVNVDDLPALFDKYRVPDDMRSCHISDLGGYFAVGHIPTEAIEKLMEEHPAVDGISLPGMPSGSPGMPGSKEEPFVVYALKDGNAEVFMTL, encoded by the coding sequence ATGAGGAAATCATTCTATTTGATTGCAGGAATTATGGTTCTTTTAGCTGTCATTGCAATTAATGTTTTTAATCAGAACTCTGCCCCTGAAAGCTCAGAGAGTGACTGGAACCGTGCTATTACTCTTTACAAGACGCAGTACTGTGGTTGCTGCGAGCAGTACATAGCCTATCTGCGTGAAAATGGCTATAATGTCGAGGTTGTTAATGTCGATGATCTGCCGGCTCTTTTCGATAAATACCGGGTTCCGGACGATATGCGCAGCTGTCACATCTCTGATCTGGGAGGATACTTTGCGGTGGGGCACATACCAACAGAGGCAATCGAAAAATTGATGGAAGAGCATCCGGCGGTTGATGGCATATCTCTCCCGGGAATGCCTTCCGGTTCTCCGGGAATGCCTGGTAGCAAGGAAGAACCCTTTGTGGTCTATGCGCTGAAAGACGGGAATGCTGAGGTCTTCATGACTCTTTGA
- a CDS encoding rhodanese-like domain-containing protein: MNSKILVAAGIAIVSGFVIYNVLIPFTGEKEYHSVSPEEFHRMMQNEDVFVIDVHVPEQKHIPGTDAWIPYNRIESSEDLLPKDKSTKILVYCRSGFMSKIAASKLTEMGYKNVYELDGGVNAWKQAGYRI; encoded by the coding sequence ATGAACTCAAAGATTCTGGTTGCTGCGGGAATTGCCATTGTATCAGGATTCGTAATCTACAATGTTCTCATTCCCTTCACCGGGGAAAAGGAGTATCATTCTGTATCACCCGAAGAGTTTCACCGCATGATGCAGAACGAAGACGTTTTTGTGATAGATGTGCATGTGCCTGAGCAGAAGCACATCCCCGGGACCGATGCCTGGATACCCTACAACAGAATAGAAAGCTCAGAAGACCTGCTACCGAAAGACAAGTCCACAAAGATACTGGTATACTGCAGAAGTGGATTTATGAGCAAAATTGCTGCATCCAAGCTAACAGAAATGGGTTATAAAAACGTATATGAGCTTGATGGAGGAGTTAACGCCTGGAAACAAGCGGGATACAGGATATAA
- a CDS encoding SHOCT domain-containing protein, with product MNGFGMTPFGFGFFGFGMLFWWILWVVIAYLVYQDAEKRGMNGLLWFILVLIPMVGIVALIIYLIVRETQPQVKEETKSSLEILKERYAKGEISHEEYERMKKELQE from the coding sequence ATGAACGGATTTGGGATGACCCCCTTCGGGTTTGGATTCTTTGGTTTTGGTATGCTCTTCTGGTGGATCCTCTGGGTTGTCATAGCCTACCTTGTCTACCAGGACGCAGAGAAGAGGGGAATGAACGGACTGCTGTGGTTCATCCTCGTTTTGATACCGATGGTCGGAATAGTTGCACTGATAATCTATCTGATTGTGCGAGAGACTCAGCCCCAGGTAAAGGAGGAAACGAAGTCCTCCCTCGAAATACTGAAGGAGAGGTATGCGAAGGGTGAGATAAGCCATGAGGAATACGAGAGAATGAAAAAAGAACTTCAGGAATAG
- a CDS encoding heavy metal translocating P-type ATPase — MEKMDHGGEHSHGMHEEKQDTDTHGEHEGHGGKGKPRVHDHHKMMMEDFKKRFYISTALTIPILLLSPLIQRLLGISIAFPGDDLVLFALSSFVYFYGGYPFFKGFFEELTKTRPGMMTLISVAISAAYIYSSAVVFGLEGKYFFWELATLIDIMLLGHYIEMKSVLGASRALEELVKIMPSTAHRIRNGEVEEVPVEQLNPGDVVLIRPGEKIPVDGIVVEGESYVDESMLTGESRPVTKKPGDEVIGGSVNMEGSLKVEVKKTGKETYLSQIIELVRQAQESKSRTQDLANKAAFYLTIIALSAGTITFATWIFLGKDLAFAVERAVTVMVISCPHALGLAVPLVVAVSTSLAAQNGLLIRNRQAFERTKELQAVVFDKTGTLTEGKFGVTDIIAFTGSEDEVLRIAASMEMHSEHPIARSIVEEAERRGLKLEEVESFRAIPGKGIEAQIGGTTYMVVSPGYLREKGIEAGEEAEKLAAQGKTVVYLLKDSELAGVIALADRIKSESREAVEKLKKMGIKCMMLTGDNELVAKWVAEELGLDEYFAEVLPHEKAEMVAKVQEKYVTAMVGDGINDAPALAQADVGIAIGAGTDVAIETADIILVRSDPRDVVKIVELSKKTYAKMIQNLIWATGYNSVAIPLAAGVAYGIGILLTPAIGAALMSLSTVIVAINARLLK, encoded by the coding sequence ATGGAGAAGATGGATCACGGTGGTGAACACAGCCACGGGATGCATGAGGAAAAGCAAGATACGGACACGCATGGGGAGCACGAGGGTCACGGGGGCAAGGGCAAGCCCCGCGTTCATGACCACCACAAAATGATGATGGAGGACTTCAAGAAGAGATTCTACATCTCCACTGCCCTCACCATACCCATACTTCTGCTGTCTCCTTTAATACAGCGCCTCCTCGGGATATCCATAGCATTCCCCGGGGACGACCTGGTTTTATTCGCCCTTTCGTCGTTTGTTTACTTCTACGGCGGTTATCCATTTTTCAAGGGATTCTTCGAAGAGCTGACAAAGACCCGCCCCGGAATGATGACTTTAATCTCGGTTGCCATTTCGGCGGCATACATTTACAGCTCGGCGGTGGTGTTCGGGCTTGAAGGCAAGTACTTCTTCTGGGAGCTTGCAACTCTGATAGACATCATGCTGCTCGGACACTACATAGAGATGAAGTCTGTTCTCGGAGCCTCAAGGGCACTGGAGGAGCTCGTCAAGATAATGCCCTCCACCGCTCACCGGATCAGGAACGGAGAGGTCGAGGAGGTTCCGGTTGAGCAGCTCAACCCCGGAGATGTGGTGCTCATAAGGCCGGGTGAGAAGATACCTGTAGACGGCATCGTCGTCGAGGGAGAGAGCTACGTGGACGAGTCAATGCTTACTGGAGAGAGCAGACCCGTAACGAAAAAACCCGGAGACGAAGTCATTGGTGGATCTGTGAACATGGAAGGTTCTCTGAAAGTCGAGGTCAAGAAGACCGGGAAGGAAACATACCTCAGCCAGATTATCGAGCTTGTGAGGCAGGCTCAGGAGAGCAAGTCGAGAACTCAGGATCTGGCGAACAAGGCTGCATTCTACCTGACCATCATCGCCCTCAGCGCCGGAACAATCACGTTTGCGACATGGATCTTCCTGGGCAAGGATCTTGCGTTTGCGGTTGAGAGGGCGGTTACGGTGATGGTCATTTCATGCCCGCATGCTCTGGGACTTGCGGTTCCACTGGTCGTTGCCGTCTCAACATCTCTCGCAGCCCAGAATGGTTTGCTGATAAGAAACAGACAGGCGTTTGAAAGGACAAAGGAGCTGCAGGCAGTCGTGTTTGACAAAACCGGAACGCTGACGGAAGGAAAATTCGGTGTTACTGACATAATAGCCTTCACAGGCAGTGAGGATGAGGTGCTGAGGATTGCTGCGAGCATGGAAATGCATTCAGAACATCCGATTGCAAGGAGCATCGTTGAGGAGGCTGAAAGGAGGGGTCTGAAGCTTGAAGAAGTCGAGAGCTTCAGGGCAATCCCCGGAAAGGGCATCGAGGCGCAGATTGGTGGGACGACGTACATGGTGGTCAGCCCGGGATATCTCAGGGAGAAGGGCATTGAGGCTGGAGAGGAGGCCGAGAAACTTGCGGCTCAGGGCAAGACTGTGGTTTATCTGCTGAAAGATTCAGAGCTTGCAGGAGTGATTGCTCTTGCCGACAGAATAAAATCCGAGTCAAGAGAAGCTGTGGAAAAGCTGAAGAAGATGGGTATAAAATGCATGATGCTCACTGGAGACAACGAGCTTGTGGCAAAATGGGTGGCTGAAGAACTTGGTCTCGATGAGTACTTTGCTGAAGTTCTGCCCCATGAAAAGGCAGAGATGGTGGCGAAGGTTCAGGAGAAGTACGTAACTGCCATGGTTGGAGATGGCATAAACGATGCCCCAGCTTTGGCTCAGGCCGATGTTGGTATAGCGATAGGTGCAGGGACAGATGTGGCCATTGAAACTGCAGACATAATTCTTGTCAGAAGTGATCCGAGGGATGTTGTCAAAATCGTTGAACTTTCGAAGAAAACATACGCCAAGATGATCCAGAATCTGATCTGGGCGACAGGTTACAACAGTGTGGCGATACCTCTCGCGGCTGGTGTAGCCTACGGCATTGGAATTCTTCTGACTCCAGCCATAGGTGCTGCTCTGATGTCCCTCAGCACGGTGATAGTTGCAATAAATGCGAGATTGCTGAAATAA
- a CDS encoding heavy metal translocating P-type ATPase: MSKKIKLKVEGMTCASCARTVETAAMQVDGVRKASVNLATESLQLELDPEKAKIEEIKKAIEEVGYRIPEDEKAVVVKIGGMTCASCAKTIEIAVGSLDGVKSIAVNLATESARIVYNPSVTGIEDIRKAIEEVGYQFLGIEGEELKEEAKGDHVRDMKKKLAFASVFGAVLLVMQYGKYVGLPEIPYNSVIQFILATPVMFYSGREMFLAAVRALRHRMLNMDVMYSMGVGSAYTASVLSTIGLLPEDYLFYETAVLLLAFLLLGRTLEAIAKGRTSEAIKKLIGLQAKTATVVRDGKEIEVPVEEVRVGDIVIVKPGEKIPVDGVVIEGESYVDESMITGEPIPNLKKVGDEVVGATINKNGVLKVKATRVGSDTLLAQIIRLVEEAMGSRPPIQKLADKIVAYFIPVVLTIAVTSFIYWYFIAGVPEIFAFTTLVAVLVIACPCAFGLATPTALTVGMGKGAELGILIKNGEALEIARRVTTVVFDKTGTLTKGKPEVTDIVAFEGDETEVLRVAAIAEKRSEHPLAEAVVRKAEEIGVQVDEPEKFEVITGKGVVASFNGEKILVGSRKLMTENGMEVSSEIENTLQRLESEAKTAVLVSHKGRIIGAIGIADNIKPSAKEAIEELHRIGKKVAMITGDNRRTAEAIARRLGIDTVLAEVLPHQKAEEVRRLQEKGEVVAFVGDGINDAPALAQADLGIAMGSGTDVALESGEIVLMRDDLRDVVAAIQLSEKTLNKIKQNLFWAMIYNTILIPVAAGVLYPFFGIVFRPEWAGLAMAMSSVSVVTNSLLMKNYVPPVKREQKT; the protein is encoded by the coding sequence GTGAGCAAAAAAATTAAGCTTAAGGTAGAGGGGATGACCTGTGCATCCTGTGCAAGGACGGTCGAGACAGCAGCGATGCAGGTAGATGGAGTCAGAAAAGCAAGTGTCAATCTGGCCACGGAATCTCTTCAGCTTGAACTGGACCCTGAAAAGGCAAAAATAGAGGAGATAAAAAAGGCAATCGAAGAAGTGGGTTACAGAATTCCTGAGGATGAGAAAGCAGTTGTTGTAAAAATAGGTGGGATGACCTGTGCTTCATGCGCCAAGACCATTGAAATCGCAGTTGGCAGTCTTGATGGGGTAAAGAGCATTGCCGTCAACCTCGCAACCGAAAGTGCCAGGATAGTTTACAATCCCTCCGTTACCGGAATTGAGGACATCAGAAAGGCCATAGAGGAAGTTGGTTATCAATTTCTGGGTATTGAAGGTGAGGAGCTGAAAGAAGAGGCTAAGGGGGATCACGTCAGAGATATGAAGAAAAAGCTCGCGTTTGCGTCGGTATTCGGTGCAGTTCTTCTCGTCATGCAGTATGGAAAGTATGTCGGTCTTCCCGAAATACCCTACAACAGCGTAATTCAGTTCATTCTCGCAACACCCGTTATGTTCTATTCGGGCAGAGAGATGTTCCTTGCCGCCGTGAGGGCTCTCAGACACAGAATGCTCAACATGGACGTGATGTACTCAATGGGTGTCGGCTCGGCATACACTGCAAGCGTACTGTCCACAATAGGGCTTCTGCCAGAAGATTATCTTTTCTACGAAACCGCAGTTCTGCTTCTCGCCTTCCTGCTCCTCGGCAGGACACTCGAAGCGATAGCCAAAGGAAGGACGAGCGAGGCGATAAAGAAGCTGATCGGGTTACAGGCAAAAACGGCCACTGTCGTCAGAGATGGTAAGGAGATCGAAGTACCGGTGGAGGAAGTCAGAGTTGGTGACATTGTAATAGTGAAGCCGGGTGAAAAGATACCGGTTGATGGTGTTGTAATCGAGGGCGAGAGCTACGTGGACGAGTCAATGATTACCGGAGAACCAATCCCGAATCTCAAGAAAGTTGGGGATGAGGTTGTTGGAGCGACTATAAACAAAAACGGCGTGCTGAAAGTCAAAGCCACGAGGGTTGGCAGTGATACACTGCTTGCCCAGATAATAAGGCTCGTTGAGGAGGCAATGGGGAGCAGGCCACCGATTCAGAAGCTGGCTGATAAAATCGTCGCCTACTTCATACCTGTGGTTCTGACCATAGCAGTAACTTCGTTCATATACTGGTATTTCATAGCAGGGGTGCCTGAAATCTTCGCCTTCACGACTCTCGTTGCTGTGCTTGTGATTGCTTGCCCCTGTGCTTTTGGACTTGCGACACCAACTGCGCTGACAGTGGGAATGGGCAAGGGTGCGGAGCTTGGAATACTCATTAAAAACGGAGAAGCTCTTGAGATTGCACGGAGAGTAACAACTGTCGTGTTTGACAAAACAGGAACACTGACGAAGGGTAAACCGGAGGTTACTGACATTGTTGCCTTTGAAGGCGATGAAACTGAAGTGTTGAGAGTTGCTGCCATAGCAGAAAAGAGGAGCGAACATCCTCTGGCCGAGGCGGTTGTGAGGAAGGCAGAGGAGATAGGAGTGCAGGTTGACGAGCCTGAGAAATTTGAAGTCATTACCGGGAAGGGAGTTGTTGCTTCATTCAATGGGGAGAAGATACTGGTTGGAAGCAGGAAGCTGATGACGGAAAATGGAATGGAAGTGAGCAGCGAGATTGAGAATACTCTTCAGAGACTTGAGAGTGAGGCGAAGACAGCCGTACTCGTGTCCCACAAGGGCAGGATCATAGGTGCGATAGGCATCGCAGACAACATAAAGCCCTCTGCGAAGGAAGCCATCGAGGAGCTTCACAGGATTGGCAAGAAAGTTGCAATGATTACTGGAGACAACAGAAGAACAGCAGAGGCGATTGCCAGAAGGCTTGGCATCGACACGGTTCTGGCTGAGGTACTCCCACACCAGAAGGCTGAGGAGGTAAGGAGGCTTCAGGAGAAAGGAGAGGTGGTGGCGTTCGTAGGAGATGGCATAAACGATGCCCCAGCTTTAGCTCAGGCCGACCTCGGCATTGCCATGGGAAGTGGTACAGATGTTGCACTGGAGAGCGGAGAGATCGTGCTTATGAGGGATGATTTGCGCGATGTTGTCGCAGCAATACAGCTCAGCGAAAAGACATTGAACAAGATAAAGCAGAACCTGTTCTGGGCCATGATCTACAACACCATACTTATTCCGGTGGCTGCAGGGGTTCTTTATCCCTTCTTCGGCATAGTCTTCAGGCCGGAATGGGCTGGACTGGCAATGGCAATGAGCAGTGTGAGCGTTGTCACAAACTCGCTGCTGATGAAGAACTACGTTCCGCCGGTTAAGCGGGAGCAGAAAACGTAA
- a CDS encoding COG1361 S-layer family protein, which produces MMKMKGAGLMGLALLMLFTLIAPAIASNPLTVEYSIIPSVVKPGVEGYIEIMLSNTGITPIKDIYVFRVDADEPLVIKDYRKDVGDLSPGTSRTLIVRFAVPETAEAGYYLVKVDLRMRAAGSSERYVFEIPVEVREESLVGLSISPEKIEANTPVNLTLRVENAAGEIRNLRISWSGDGLIPLSESSPLLIPSMTQGDTEEFSLRVKALKQGTAVLVFNITYSDVTGNVVREVRTLALDVAAKKESFLNVSLTPGVLEVGNGGKLTFNLAAEGTDELKNILFSWRSDAIMPSSSNSRFIDALQPGERKVVTFDVFVNENVQPGYYPVEVMVEYDYSGMNVKSEESFSVMVTGDISLTATLFRAENDKVFISVANTGNAPAKNLVVYASSKYGKGEVFIGDMAPGDEEIIEVDQKNADTSKPYNITLKLEYRDVFGERYSEIREVNVHHFRESFSSAYLLGGASLLVLALAVIWFIRKK; this is translated from the coding sequence ATGATGAAAATGAAAGGTGCCGGACTGATGGGACTGGCTTTACTGATGCTATTCACTCTAATAGCGCCCGCAATTGCTTCAAATCCGCTTACGGTGGAATATTCCATAATTCCTTCCGTTGTAAAACCCGGTGTTGAAGGATATATTGAAATAATGCTCTCCAATACTGGAATTACGCCCATAAAGGACATATACGTTTTCAGAGTAGATGCTGATGAGCCGTTGGTTATCAAGGACTACCGGAAGGATGTTGGCGACCTGTCTCCCGGAACGTCGAGAACCCTGATAGTGAGGTTTGCGGTTCCCGAAACTGCGGAAGCAGGATACTATCTTGTTAAAGTGGATCTCAGGATGAGAGCTGCAGGCTCATCGGAAAGATACGTGTTTGAAATACCTGTTGAAGTTCGGGAAGAGAGCCTTGTGGGCCTCAGCATATCTCCCGAAAAGATAGAGGCGAACACGCCCGTCAATCTCACGCTCAGGGTTGAAAATGCTGCTGGGGAGATCAGAAACCTCAGGATATCCTGGTCGGGCGATGGGCTGATCCCGCTGTCAGAAAGTTCACCGCTGCTAATTCCTTCAATGACTCAGGGTGATACTGAGGAGTTCAGCCTCAGGGTGAAGGCTCTGAAACAGGGGACTGCTGTTCTGGTTTTCAACATCACGTACTCTGATGTTACCGGTAACGTTGTCCGTGAGGTCAGAACCTTAGCCCTGGATGTTGCGGCGAAAAAGGAGAGCTTTCTGAATGTCTCTCTCACGCCCGGCGTACTTGAGGTTGGAAATGGTGGAAAGCTCACATTCAATCTTGCTGCTGAGGGAACTGATGAGCTGAAAAACATACTGTTCAGCTGGAGAAGTGATGCGATTATGCCATCGTCTTCAAATTCCCGGTTCATTGATGCACTTCAGCCGGGAGAACGGAAGGTCGTTACATTTGATGTTTTCGTCAATGAAAACGTTCAGCCCGGCTACTATCCGGTTGAGGTAATGGTGGAATATGATTATTCCGGGATGAACGTTAAGTCGGAAGAGTCATTTTCGGTCATGGTTACAGGGGATATCTCGCTAACAGCAACGCTCTTCAGGGCTGAGAATGACAAGGTGTTCATCTCGGTTGCCAACACAGGAAATGCCCCTGCCAAGAATTTAGTCGTCTATGCGAGCTCTAAATACGGAAAGGGCGAGGTGTTCATTGGTGACATGGCGCCGGGTGATGAGGAGATCATTGAGGTGGACCAGAAAAATGCTGACACATCCAAGCCCTATAACATCACGCTGAAACTTGAGTACAGGGATGTTTTCGGTGAAAGGTATTCAGAGATCAGGGAAGTTAACGTTCACCACTTCAGAGAGAGCTTTTCATCGGCTTACCTTCTGGGTGGAGCCTCACTTCTGGTACTTGCCCTTGCAGTTATCTGGTTCATCAGGAAAAAGTAG
- a CDS encoding ABC transporter permease → MVSIARKNLFHEKGRLVISIGGVAFSTMLIMVLMGVYYGIFTESTMYLRKTNADLWVGQEGIHDTWHTYSLLPRGLDDEIRKVGGVKDVHEFIGRAVRAKVSKVVDKEETIYIIGFDTKTGVGGPWEIVKGKKIPRDGQVIVDRVFATRNGIDIGDKIEVGGVELTVVGISKDTFVLVYSYAFVTKEDAEKIFGAEDFLNYYMVEVDNPFFAEKIADNIKSRLESLGVKVDVLTKKKFIDNHKEVIDESFSAILLPLVFIGFFIGVTVIGLTLYTATLEKMKEYAILKAIGADETFMMRIVLEQAFTIALLGFAAGSILSFLAANLIPNVAPEFYVEINLQNVAMTFGSIVVMSLVAALIPIRRLERIEPATVFQA, encoded by the coding sequence ATGGTTTCCATAGCCAGAAAAAATCTGTTTCATGAAAAAGGACGGCTGGTGATAAGCATAGGGGGTGTTGCGTTCTCAACTATGCTGATAATGGTCCTGATGGGTGTGTATTATGGAATATTCACCGAAAGCACGATGTATCTGAGGAAAACAAACGCAGACCTCTGGGTGGGGCAGGAAGGCATACACGATACCTGGCATACGTATTCTCTGCTGCCGAGAGGACTTGACGATGAGATACGAAAGGTTGGGGGAGTGAAGGATGTTCACGAGTTTATAGGAAGGGCTGTGAGGGCGAAAGTATCAAAGGTGGTGGACAAGGAGGAGACGATATACATCATCGGCTTTGACACAAAAACCGGTGTTGGAGGACCGTGGGAGATTGTCAAGGGAAAGAAGATTCCCCGGGATGGGCAGGTGATAGTGGACAGGGTTTTCGCCACGAGAAATGGCATCGATATCGGAGACAAGATTGAGGTTGGTGGGGTCGAGCTTACTGTGGTTGGCATTTCAAAGGATACCTTTGTTCTCGTCTATTCCTATGCTTTCGTCACCAAGGAGGATGCGGAGAAGATATTTGGGGCGGAGGACTTCCTGAATTACTACATGGTGGAGGTTGATAACCCGTTCTTTGCCGAAAAGATAGCGGACAACATCAAGAGCAGGCTCGAAAGTCTGGGTGTTAAGGTGGACGTTCTCACCAAAAAGAAATTCATAGACAATCACAAGGAGGTGATAGATGAAAGCTTCAGCGCAATACTCCTTCCTCTGGTTTTCATAGGATTCTTCATAGGTGTCACGGTTATAGGGTTAACGCTGTACACTGCGACTCTCGAAAAGATGAAGGAATATGCGATTCTGAAGGCTATCGGGGCAGATGAGACCTTCATGATGCGGATAGTACTGGAACAGGCTTTCACGATCGCTCTGCTTGGATTTGCTGCGGGTTCAATTCTGTCGTTTCTGGCGGCAAATCTAATCCCAAACGTCGCTCCCGAATTCTATGTGGAAATAAACCTGCAGAATGTGGCCATGACATTCGGTTCCATCGTGGTCATGAGCTTGGTTGCCGCTCTCATACCAATAAGGAGGCTTGAGAGGATAGAGCCAGCAACAGTGTTCCAGGCGTGA
- a CDS encoding ABC transporter ATP-binding protein, producing the protein MDEGILEVRNVTKIYGSGRTAVKAVDNVSFSISRGELVLLMGPSGSGKTTLLTLISGLLKPTSGSVKIEGIEITELSQKELARIRLEKIGFIFQHFNLLSALTALENVMIPLIIRGVGEREARKRAEKILSDFGLKDRMHHKPEDLSGGEQQRVAIARAVISDPDLIIADEPTANLDSRKGREVMELIHSMVRKGKAAIIASHDPRVEDFADRVLRMEDGRLKSDERKDT; encoded by the coding sequence GTGGATGAAGGGATTCTGGAAGTCAGAAACGTGACTAAAATATACGGTTCTGGAAGAACTGCCGTAAAGGCCGTTGATAATGTCTCCTTTTCTATCAGCAGGGGCGAGCTCGTTCTGCTCATGGGGCCGTCTGGCTCTGGCAAAACCACCCTGCTCACGCTAATAAGCGGTCTTCTGAAGCCAACTTCAGGGAGCGTGAAAATTGAGGGGATAGAGATAACCGAGCTGAGCCAGAAGGAACTTGCGAGGATAAGGCTCGAAAAGATAGGCTTCATATTCCAGCACTTCAACCTGCTCTCTGCATTGACTGCCCTTGAGAATGTGATGATCCCGCTGATAATCCGGGGTGTGGGAGAGAGGGAGGCGAGGAAAAGAGCCGAGAAGATACTTTCGGATTTTGGACTGAAGGACAGAATGCACCACAAGCCTGAAGACCTTTCTGGAGGGGAGCAGCAGAGGGTGGCGATAGCGAGAGCGGTGATAAGCGATCCGGATCTGATCATTGCTGACGAGCCCACGGCCAACCTGGATTCCAGGAAGGGCAGGGAAGTTATGGAACTCATACACTCGATGGTGAGGAAGGGAAAGGCGGCGATAATTGCGAGCCACGATCCGAGGGTTGAAGATTTTGCAGACCGTGTTTTGAGAATGGAAGACGGGAGGTTGAAAAGCGATGAGCGCAAAGATACTTGA
- a CDS encoding radical SAM protein yields the protein MAGGLERYAEINAGNLPAKFQIAKRIQADKTDSLYDAHRDLKKEFLKAWHNEDTAILEEKPADYSFLHLKVDLLKEILKECVFCQRKCRVNRYERRGYCKTGAESYYSSEFLHFGEEPELVPSHTIFFNRCTFSCVFCQNWDIVCRDDIPVNPKELAYLIDIRRRQGSRNVNFVGGNPDQHAHTILEILLHVDSSLPVVWNSNMYHSVELAEIIEDVIDLWLGDFKYGNDDCAAKYSNAGNYFETVTGNFLRAKKHGELLIRHLVMPGHVECCTERIVKWVSKNLGRDTRFNLMFQYWPAYRANEYPEISRRLDRGEIKKAIKVTSIHLDNLV from the coding sequence GTGGCAGGAGGGCTTGAAAGATATGCTGAGATAAATGCAGGGAATCTGCCTGCAAAGTTTCAGATAGCAAAGAGGATTCAGGCTGATAAAACTGACAGTCTGTACGATGCCCACAGAGATCTGAAAAAAGAATTTCTGAAAGCATGGCATAATGAAGATACGGCAATTCTTGAAGAAAAACCTGCAGATTATTCTTTTCTGCATCTGAAAGTGGATCTGCTGAAGGAGATACTCAAAGAATGCGTCTTCTGTCAGAGGAAGTGCAGGGTAAACCGGTATGAAAGGAGAGGATACTGCAAAACCGGTGCTGAAAGTTACTACAGCAGCGAATTCCTTCATTTTGGTGAAGAGCCTGAGCTTGTTCCATCGCACACGATCTTCTTCAACAGATGCACTTTCTCCTGTGTGTTCTGTCAGAACTGGGATATTGTCTGCAGGGACGATATACCTGTGAACCCAAAAGAGCTTGCATATCTGATCGATATCAGAAGGAGACAGGGTAGCAGAAACGTGAATTTTGTAGGCGGGAATCCTGATCAGCACGCTCACACGATTCTCGAGATACTCCTTCATGTGGACTCGAGCCTGCCGGTGGTCTGGAACTCGAACATGTATCACAGTGTCGAGCTGGCCGAGATTATTGAGGACGTCATCGACCTTTGGCTGGGAGATTTCAAATACGGGAACGATGATTGTGCGGCAAAATATTCGAATGCCGGAAACTATTTCGAGACCGTAACCGGGAACTTTCTGAGGGCAAAGAAGCACGGCGAGTTGTTAATACGACACCTTGTCATGCCCGGACACGTTGAATGCTGTACAGAAAGGATTGTGAAATGGGTTTCGAAGAACCTCGGGAGAGATACGAGATTCAACCTGATGTTCCAGTACTGGCCTGCATACAGGGCGAACGAGTATCCCGAGATCTCAAGAAGGCTCGACAGGGGGGAAATTAAAAAAGCGATAAAGGTGACTTCAATCCATCTCGATAACCTGGTGTGA